One window of the Estrella lausannensis genome contains the following:
- a CDS encoding SDR family oxidoreductase, with protein sequence MKPLRGKKQELSDTKRQNSKGRGFMSKILVTGATGFVGKQLILSLLERGHEVYAICRIRGTRVFSDDKPNLFYIWGDLRNPDTYREIPQGIDAAYYLVHSMSGIVANLSDTEEQVARAFVNGIKETGVRQIIYLGGIINDERALSPHLKSRLLVETILNESKIPTTILRASLIIGAGSASFEIIRDLCAKLPWMVVPKWVKTPCQPIGVQDVLFYLTGVLLNEACYNKTFDIGGPEVLNFKQLMQNYAAVGGGKIRMLEVPFLSPRLSSYWLFFVTSVRFSLCYYLVESMKSSTVVRLDEIQSILPHTCLTYRESIISAMEQTSSHQLVSTWMDAWDTEDENPDIAHYIETAKNGGLKDERRVPIKASRDIVIDRIWRIGGETGYYVFDWAWYLRGILDKMAGGIGLNRGRRDPAEIHVGDSIDFWRVLVADKKKGCLLLLSNMKVPGKAWLSFQLVENGTGTYLVQTALFQPSGILGYLYWYSLYPIHCFLFQKMAKAIGKA encoded by the coding sequence ATGAAGCCACTGAGGGGAAAAAAGCAAGAGCTGTCTGATACGAAGCGGCAGAACTCTAAAGGACGCGGTTTCATGAGCAAAATTTTAGTGACAGGTGCTACCGGGTTTGTGGGAAAGCAGCTCATTTTGTCCTTACTCGAAAGGGGGCATGAAGTCTACGCCATTTGCAGGATTCGGGGGACAAGGGTTTTTTCAGACGACAAACCCAATCTCTTCTATATCTGGGGAGATTTGCGCAACCCCGACACCTATCGTGAGATACCGCAAGGCATTGATGCCGCTTATTACCTTGTGCATTCGATGTCGGGAATCGTTGCGAATTTGTCGGACACCGAAGAGCAAGTCGCAAGGGCTTTTGTCAATGGCATTAAGGAAACCGGCGTCCGTCAAATCATCTATCTCGGAGGGATCATCAATGATGAAAGAGCGCTCTCTCCCCATCTAAAATCGAGGTTGCTAGTCGAGACAATCCTGAACGAAAGCAAAATCCCCACCACAATTTTGCGGGCTAGCCTGATCATCGGCGCAGGAAGCGCTTCCTTCGAAATCATCCGCGACCTCTGCGCTAAACTCCCCTGGATGGTTGTCCCCAAATGGGTTAAAACTCCTTGTCAGCCTATTGGAGTTCAAGATGTTCTATTTTATCTGACGGGAGTTTTGCTCAACGAAGCTTGCTATAATAAAACCTTCGACATCGGTGGGCCTGAAGTCCTCAATTTCAAGCAGCTGATGCAAAATTACGCTGCAGTCGGAGGGGGGAAAATACGGATGCTGGAAGTCCCCTTCTTGTCACCGCGTCTATCCAGCTACTGGCTCTTTTTTGTGACCTCGGTGCGCTTTTCCCTCTGTTATTACCTTGTGGAAAGCATGAAAAGCAGCACGGTGGTGCGGCTTGACGAAATCCAGTCCATCCTTCCTCACACCTGCCTTACCTACCGGGAATCCATTATCTCGGCCATGGAGCAGACATCAAGCCACCAGCTGGTCTCGACATGGATGGATGCTTGGGACACAGAAGATGAAAACCCTGACATCGCCCATTATATCGAAACAGCTAAAAACGGCGGTTTGAAAGATGAAAGGAGAGTTCCGATCAAGGCCTCCCGGGATATAGTCATCGATAGAATTTGGAGAATCGGGGGCGAGACAGGCTATTACGTTTTCGACTGGGCATGGTACTTACGAGGGATTTTAGACAAAATGGCAGGCGGCATCGGACTCAACCGCGGACGGCGGGATCCTGCCGAAATTCACGTGGGAGACTCCATCGATTTTTGGCGCGTGCTGGTTGCCGATAAGAAAAAGGGGTGTCTTTTGCTCCTGTCAAATATGAAAGTGCCCGGAAAGGCCTGGCTATCTTTTCAGCTCGTAGAAAATGGAACCGGCACCTACCTCGTCCAGACCGCGCTTTTCCAGCCCAGCGGTATCCTGGGTTATCTCTATTGGTATTCCCTTTATCCCATACACTGCTTTCTCTTCCAGAAAATGGCAAAGGCGATCGGCAAAGCTTGA
- a CDS encoding SRPBCC family protein has product MYKLHFTQKLPLSLEEAWDFFSSPANLEKITPKSLGLKIKHHHENKKMYPGQILTYTVSPLWGIKMEWVTEIVAAEKLRYFIDEQRFGPYVFWHHEHWFTSIPGGVLMEDVVYYKVPFGILGKILHRFKIKDDLDTIFFYRREVLKELFGVIRQDAIGHD; this is encoded by the coding sequence ATGTATAAGTTGCATTTTACACAAAAGCTTCCCCTATCTTTGGAAGAGGCATGGGATTTTTTTTCGTCTCCTGCCAATCTGGAGAAAATCACCCCTAAGAGCTTGGGGCTCAAAATCAAGCATCACCACGAAAACAAAAAAATGTACCCCGGGCAGATTCTCACCTATACTGTCTCACCTCTATGGGGTATCAAGATGGAATGGGTGACAGAAATCGTCGCTGCGGAAAAATTGCGCTATTTTATTGATGAACAGCGATTTGGCCCCTATGTTTTTTGGCATCATGAACATTGGTTCACCTCGATACCGGGAGGCGTGCTGATGGAAGATGTGGTCTATTATAAAGTGCCGTTTGGCATCCTGGGCAAAATTTTACACCGCTTTAAGATTAAGGATGATCTCGACACGATTTTTTTCTACCGAAGAGAAGTTTTGAAAGAGCTGTTTGGAGTGATCAGGCAAGATGCAATCGGACATGACTGA